In Erigeron canadensis isolate Cc75 chromosome 8, C_canadensis_v1, whole genome shotgun sequence, the DNA window AAACTCTAAAATCCGAAAAAGGGAGTTATAAAGTGTTGTTATAAAGATCTGAAAGATCTGGGAAAAAATGGAAGTAGAGTTGTTGAGATGTGTTTTTTcccttaatttatttattgtagAGTTAATTACGAAAATACCCATCACGTGGCTGACACGTGATAGGTTTTTAAACGGACGTTACTATCTAGGACCAAAAATGTTGATGGAGCAAAATTTTTTAGACTAAAACTATAATTTATGAAATTTAGGGATAAAAGCTGCAAGTGAAGGTCTACGGCAGGAACTATTTCTATAATTAACTCATATATTTATTACTCAAAAGTATTActcaaaagaaagaatgaaTTAAATCAGTGAAGTAGTGGAAaagtaaaacttaaaaatactgGGTGAAATAGATATCGGGGAAAAGAGGGAAAATCGTTTACAACCAAAAGATTTGAgattgagaaagaaagaaagagagagagagtgtgtgtagCTCATCTCGTCTGTCTATTATCTCCTCCACTTCCTACCTCCATTTTCCatgacttcttcttcttcctaaaATCAACTaatttcctttctttctttctttataataaattaaattacaaattattaggtatttgttgtaaaaaaaaaaaaggaaaggaaaggaagAATTTAATAAaggaaatgtcaaataataacAGGTGGAATTGGGAGGTGAGCGGCTTTGAACCGAGGAAATCTCCGGCGACGGAACAGAAATCGTCATCTCCGGCTCCGCTTGTTCGGAGATACTCGATCTCTACTCCCTCAATTGTTCCGCATTCTGAACTCATTTCTAAACACACTGTTGCTACTAAACTACATAATCTAAAAGATAAACTCAAGGTATACATGTATATcaacctatatctatatattgtatatgtatatattattttatttattgatgtaagTGTGTTGTTATGCAATTAGATTGTCTGAATTAgtacttgattatatttttgtgttacaAGTAGTTAGAATTAGTACGTTTTGAGTATTCTATTTGTGTTACCTGccttgaaattatatatatatagtttcgaTATGAAGATAGTATGAGGTGGTATGTTGAGGCTATGGAATTTGATTTGTGAGAACTCGAAAAGTGTTCATAGACTGGTTATGTTGAGATAAATCATAGAATTTATTATATAAGGTATTGGCGTGACAGCCATATAAGGATGTAGTTCACTAAAAGTGAAGCGTGATCGAAAATTCATTATCGCTCCGGGGAAATTATGCAATTAATTACCACACTTGATACAGTTTTCAGAGGTCCTTAGAAAGCGCTTACGTGTGTGGTCAGTCTGCATTGGTTACTAGAATTGTTATTCTTTCATGATAGTGCTTTTGGAAGACATGCTAATCACTATATCTCTTTACAAAGACATTCTAGCTGAGAAAGTTATCGAGGCAAGTACCGTGTAAGAATAAACAAAGAATTCAGGATTGATTAATCTTCAAGCTATTTGGCCATAAGTTAAGGTGAAAAAGTACGATGATACGATATGGTGACAAGTATATCCATGTGAATTCTCCGTTCCAAGAAGGTCATTGAAGAATATTTGTTATTGGTTGTAGTTTGTGGAGATCTATGGTATGAGTGAACCATACACAGAAAAGTACAGGCCTAAGAAACCATGTTGCCAACAAAAGAGTATATTGGAACTATTAGAAACAAGTGGTTATGGTTGACGGATAGTGGTCACAGTGATTGATTGATTGAGCATGCACTGGTAGCAGGGCAGACAAGATTTGCTACAGTGGTATCTACTTAATTTCTATATAGGTCGAATTATTAATTGCTTAATAAGATAGTGGTGATTGGGAAATAAGGGTGCTCTTGTTATCCCCTCCTTGGCAGTAGCTTATTGATCCCAGCTGACCTAAGGAGATGTATGCGAGCTGGATGATTATTATAGCTAGGAAACATACAAGATAAACTGATAATCATTAAGTCAGTTGGGATAATATAGCTTATGAACATAGTAAATGTCTAAAGGTGCTAGCAATCTAGTAAATCCCACTTCGCAATTTGCATGATACAAATGTGAATGTAGTTTTACATGCTGCGCAGCTGGTCGTGTCTTATGATTGTTGGTTGTTTCATTTAGTCATAAGTCTTTTTTACATAAGCAAACTTACAATACTACGCTGACAGCATGCAAGAGAAGATTATGCACAACTGAGACAAGAAGCCATTGATCTCCAAGAGTACTCTAATGCAAAACTTGATCGAGTAACACGATATCTAGGTGTTCTTGCTGAGAAGACCCGTAAGCTAGGTATGTATACATTTTGGCTCACTTTCTGGTTTGAGTTATAGATGGTAGACAATTATGACTTTGGTATAAATTGAAGTTTGCGAATGTAAGTTACCTCTCGCTCATCCTTCTCATGAGTATtcatttgttataattttagCTGATATTTGGTACACACCGACTTAccaacaattttattaatttcagaTCAGGCTGCTCTTGAAGCTGAAGCTAAAGTTGCACCGCTTATAAATGAGAAGAAACGATTGTATAATGAGTTATTTTCTGCTAACGGtagtaataattttttttatgttgagcATCTTCTGTTAGTACTATACTCAATTGTCATGCACATCAACTTTCTGCTAGACTGCTAGGAGTAAGCACAGTTATCAATCCACCTGTCACTGTTTTGTCTCTATACCTTGAGTTCGCACCATACCAAGATACTTACTTGAGCTCTGggacattttttaaaaacttctcTTCATTTAAATCATTTATGCTGTGGCATAATGTGAAATGATGGGAGGAGACAGTAGTCTTCCATGTCATTTGCCAAATAAAGGTCCAAAATGGGTTTGAGTTTAATTAAATAAGGGTAAAGTAGTCATTTTGGTAAAAAAGTTTATTGGTGGAAAGTTACAGTGAACTTCAAGAGGGAAACCAAGGAAAAATATATGCATGTAGTATTAATATCCTATTTGATAGCTTCATCATGAGTCATATAAGTAATTTTCTCATCTACAAACTTCATACATTACTCCAGGAAACATAAAGGTCTTTTGTCGAACAAGACCCCTTTTTGAGGATGAAGGACCATCAGTTGTTGAGTTTCCTGATGATTTCACTATACGCATTAATACTGGTGATGATACTGCATCCAACCCGAAGAAAGATTATGAATTTGATAGGGTTTATGGACCACATATTGGACAAGGTATTACATTTTCTATCGAATAGCTTTTGACCATTACATCAGTACATCACATGTATTGACATTTTTGGGGTGGCAGCTGAAGTTTTCACAGATGTTCAACCTTTTGTCCAGTCAGCTTTAGATGGACACAATGTATCAATATTTGCTTATGGGCAAACAGGTTCTGGAAAGACACATACGATGGTATGTCTATTGTTTCTCAACTTAAACCTTTTTGAATctttttaaagttatattttgATATGCTTGTAAATGTAAATCTCTAATTAGATGTGTTATAAACTGTATATAGTTTATTAGAACTCAAACAATATTCTTCAATGTTAATTAACTCCGTGCAGGAAGGTTCTAGCCATGATCGTGGTTTATATGCCAGATGCTTTGAGGAGCTGTTTGATGTGTCTAACTCAGATACAACTTCAACTTCCcggtttaatttttttgtaactATTGTTGAGCTCCACAATGAGCaggttattttattttataaatatgtgcTTTCTCTTCATTTCGTTATACATATTGGTTCAtctttaattctttgttatttttatcaTCTGTTTTGTAGATTTATGATTTGCTTTATGAGTCAGAGAGTTCTCTGCCAAAGGTGCGGATGGGTTCAGTAGATTCTTTTGTTGATGTTGTACAGGAAAAGGTTGACAATCCACTAGATTTCTCCAAAATCATCAAAAAAGCACTTCTGAGTAGAATTAGTGACGAAACCAAGATTAATGTTTCTCATCTGTATGTGCTCAATTTCCTAACTTAATTTTCAATAGTTTGTCCATCAAGTGCTGAAGCTTTATACAACGTCTTACTTTGATAAACTATGATAATGATTTATATGCCCCCTCGTTTTTATGTTCACTCAGACATATTAAACAATTTAAAGCTCTTGTTAAGAATAATAATGGCTGTAATTCCCTTAGAATTACATGTATGTTTATAGTTTATCAAACATGGTGTTTCAAGTGGATCATTTAATGAATGTTactatttatagtttataagAATACATTAAATTTCAGTTCAAATCAAATGTGGATTTCTTGGGAAGGAGGGGTATTAATCCCTGAGAAGAAAAAGACTACAGTATGATCAGTATAAGAAACAGCCAAGGTGTTTGGATTATCCAATAAACTGATATTCAATGTATTACCGCTAATGATCACAAGATATATTGAATATGCTTTGAAGTGAAGCTATAATGTTGAAACACCATGCGTTCATGTTGAAGCTGTAAAATAAACCATCAAACAATCCCACAGAGGTGAGGTCATTCTAGCTTGATACTTGCTGACCTATGCATACCCCCAACCAAACAATTCTTATTTATCACACCAGTAGAATCCTGTTTAACAATAACTTAACCTGCTATCTTTAGTATCTTTAGATGAATATCTATAACTTAGTCTAACTTTTATTTGCTCTATCTTATGTATCTCTAATTCTTTTGTATAAGCAATTTTGAGCTCTTTTGAACGAAAAAACCTAACATGTGTTCTCATTACAAATTTTTGCGCAGGATAATCACAATACATATCTATTATGACAATTTGATCACTGGCGAAAATTTATATAGCAAGCTTTCTCTTGTTGACTTGGCTGGAAGTGAAAGCCTAGGTCTGGAAGAGAATAATGGAGAGCAGACAACAGACATGCTACATGTGATGAAATCACTATCTGCGTATGAAACTTTGATCATTTCTATATGATGATAAGCTGAAGATAATTTGGATTAATAAAAGATGAATAGAAGTTTGAGATCTTGGTTAATTTACCTCATTTACCTGTTTTTGTAGGTTGGGAGATGTATTAGCTTCTTTGACATCGAAGAAGGAAGATGTTCCTTACGAGAACTCTTTGCTTACAAAGGCTCTTTCTGATTCACTTGGTACTCTaaatagttttgttttgttttttgttttttttcctgtCATTTGGTCAAGTTTATCCCCATACCCCGCATACCTGTGGGATTGGGTATTGATGATGTTGCATATGATCAGGTTATGGCTCTTTGGGTTTGTGTATTTTCAActgatatgtgtgtgttttatctCTCTATATTCTGTCATCATAGGTGGAAGCTCAAAATCACTGCTTGTTGTAAACATATGTCCTGATGTTTCAAATTTGTCTGAGACATTATCATCTCTGAATTTCTCTGCTAGAGCTCGAAACACAGTATTGAGTCTTGGAAACCGAGATACCATTAAGAAGTGGAAAGATGTTGTAAGTTTTAGTcttctttttgaaaaatatacatTTGTATGGGGGAGATTGATTTGCATTTTGTTATGTAGGCAAATGATGCTCGCAAGGATTTttatgaaaaggaaaaagaagcaCTTGATCTAAAGCAGGAAGTCGTGGGACTAAAACAAGCACTTAAAGGTGCAAATGATCAGTGTGTGCTGCTATTCAATGAAGTTCAGAAGGCCTGGAAAGTTTCTTTTGCGCTACAGTCAGATTTAAAGGTTTTGTAATTGTACTTCTGTTTGGACTCTTTTTGCATAGATATATTTGACTATACCTACTAAATGTTCTCATCTCTTCTCATAGTTTCCTCTTGCTATGCTTGGTACAGGCAGAAAATATCATGCTTGATGAAAAGCATAAGATAGAGAAGGATCAGAACAATGAACTGAGAAATCAAACAGCTCAATTATTGCACCAAGTGCAAGACCAGAAATTGCAGTTACAACAACGTGATTCAACAATCGAGTCTTTACAGGTTGGTCACCTGCTTTGTAGTTACTTATGAGCTTCAACATATCTTATATATTCGTGTTTATGGACTTCGGAAGTATTTCATATTGGTTTTATCTATTGTCTTCTCCTTTTATAGTGGTTATGTATCTGCTTTACTTCTAAAAGATTtactcaaaaagaaaaaaagagttaGTATTGAATATGATAAAGTAGTCTAACTATCAATATCAATAATACTAttgttgttaaatttatataatattgcTATGTAACTTGTGATATTGGAGCATAGTGGACGTGTTTATCATATTTTTGCAATCTTATATGGCAGGCAAAACTGAAAAGCATTGAGGCACAGGTAAATGCAGCACTTCAGTCTGGTGAGAATAACTCCAAAGTAAGTTCAGACGCAACAGGGGAAGGTATAGAGTCTATAGCTGTCACCAAGAAACTTGAAGAAGAACTCCTGAAACGTGATGCCCTGATTGAGGTATGTTACTTTCATGGTTAAGAGAACACAAGTTTGTATCTTTATATTTCACATACACTGAAATTTATAATTCATGAGTGGAGTAAGTTCTTATCCATTTGGCTGATTACTTTTCAGAGGTTGCATGAAGAAAATGAGAAGCTTTTTGAGCGATTGACTGAGAAGGCTTCTTCAATTGGAAGCCAACAGGTTATATTTGTTTTCCGACAAAAAAATGTGTAGTGTTAGAAAAATGTCGTAATTCCAGAAAATTTCAGGAAAACTGGAAATAGACAACATGTCCAAGTTTCACATCTAAGAATAAGGGTCCATTGTAAATAGAAAACccacttttaata includes these proteins:
- the LOC122609830 gene encoding kinesin-like protein KIN-14B isoform X2 — translated: MSNNNRWNWEVSGFEPRKSPATEQKSSSPAPLVRRYSISTPSIVPHSELISKHTVATKLHNLKDKLKHAREDYAQLRQEAIDLQEYSNAKLDRVTRYLGVLAEKTRKLDQAALEAEAKVAPLINEKKRLYNELFSANGNIKVFCRTRPLFEDEGPSVVEFPDDFTIRINTGDDTASNPKKDYEFDRVYGPHIGQAEVFTDVQPFVQSALDGHNVSIFAYGQTGSGKTHTMEGSSHDRGLYARCFEELFDVSNSDTTSTSRFNFFVTIVELHNEQIYDLLYESESSLPKVRMGSVDSFVDVVQEKVDNPLDFSKIIKKALLSRISDETKINVSHLIITIHIYYDNLITGENLYSKLSLVDLAGSESLGLEENNGEQTTDMLHVMKSLSALGDVLASLTSKKEDVPYENSLLTKALSDSLGGSSKSLLVVNICPDVSNLSETLSSLNFSARARNTVLSLGNRDTIKKWKDVANDARKDFYEKEKEALDLKQEVVGLKQALKGANDQCVLLFNEVQKAWKVSFALQSDLKAENIMLDEKHKIEKDQNNELRNQTAQLLHQVQDQKLQLQQRDSTIESLQAKLKSIEAQVNAALQSGENNSKVSSDATGEGIESIAVTKKLEEELLKRDALIERLHEENEKLFERLTEKASSIGSQQALPAPPKNLDETHDLGSNNKERAMDVVPFSAEKKTDGTVALVKPGQDKIKSTPAGEYLTSALNDFDPEQYDAVFKFIREMEPRRVMDTMLVSRVRILYIRSLLARSPELQSIKVSPVERFLEKPTTGHSRSSSRSSSPGRSPVRYDPTLKNALMVEGQMHGFRVNLKPEKKSKLSSVVLKIRGIDQESWRQHVTGAKLREITDDAKAFATGNKALAALFVHTPAGELQRQIRSWLAMNFDFLSVSGMDAVGGATGQLELLSTAIMDGWMAGLGAAIPPITDALGQLLAEYAKRVYNSQLQHLKDIAGTLAAEAADDSSQVGKLRSALESVDHKRRKILQQMKGDNALLTLEDGGSPIRNPSSAAEDARLASLIALDGILKHIKEIMRQSSVNIMSRSKKRALITSLDDLSGQMSSLLEIDHPCAQRHIADARRVVESIVEEDDKPQGTSSVAADELLTAETDVTQWNVLQFNTGSTSPFIIKCGANSHSELVIKADDRVQEPKGGEILRVVPRPTFLENMSLEEIKEVFSKLPEALSLLALARTADGTRARYSRLYRTLAMKVPALRDLVGELEKGGGLKDVKS
- the LOC122609830 gene encoding kinesin-like protein KIN-14B isoform X1, with product MSNNNRWNWEVSGFEPRKSPATEQKSSSPAPLVRRYSISTPSIVPHSELISKHTVATKLHNLKDKLKHAREDYAQLRQEAIDLQEYSNAKLDRVTRYLGVLAEKTRKLDQAALEAEAKVAPLINEKKRLYNELFSANGNIKVFCRTRPLFEDEGPSVVEFPDDFTIRINTGDDTASNPKKDYEFDRVYGPHIGQAEVFTDVQPFVQSALDGHNVSIFAYGQTGSGKTHTMEGSSHDRGLYARCFEELFDVSNSDTTSTSRFNFFVTIVELHNEQIYDLLYESESSLPKVRMGSVDSFVDVVQEKVDNPLDFSKIIKKALLSRISDETKINVSHLIITIHIYYDNLITGENLYSKLSLVDLAGSESLGLEENNGEQTTDMLHVMKSLSALGDVLASLTSKKEDVPYENSLLTKALSDSLGGSSKSLLVVNICPDVSNLSETLSSLNFSARARNTVLSLGNRDTIKKWKDVANDARKDFYEKEKEALDLKQEVVGLKQALKGANDQCVLLFNEVQKAWKVSFALQSDLKAENIMLDEKHKIEKDQNNELRNQTAQLLHQVQDQKLQLQQRDSTIESLQAKLKSIEAQVNAALQSGENNSKVSSDATGEGIESIAVTKKLEEELLKRDALIERLHEENEKLFERLTEKASSIGSQQALPAPPKNLDETHDLGSNNKERAMDVVPFSAEKKTDGTVALVKPGQDKIKSTPAGEYLTSALNDFDPEQYDGLAAISDGANKLLMLVLAAVIKAGASREHEILAEIRDAVFKFIREMEPRRVMDTMLVSRVRILYIRSLLARSPELQSIKVSPVERFLEKPTTGHSRSSSRSSSPGRSPVRYDPTLKNALMVEGQMHGFRVNLKPEKKSKLSSVVLKIRGIDQESWRQHVTGAKLREITDDAKAFATGNKALAALFVHTPAGELQRQIRSWLAMNFDFLSVSGMDAVGGATGQLELLSTAIMDGWMAGLGAAIPPITDALGQLLAEYAKRVYNSQLQHLKDIAGTLAAEAADDSSQVGKLRSALESVDHKRRKILQQMKGDNALLTLEDGGSPIRNPSSAAEDARLASLIALDGILKHIKEIMRQSSVNIMSRSKKRALITSLDDLSGQMSSLLEIDHPCAQRHIADARRVVESIVEEDDKPQGTSSVAADELLTAETDVTQWNVLQFNTGSTSPFIIKCGANSHSELVIKADDRVQEPKGGEILRVVPRPTFLENMSLEEIKEVFSKLPEALSLLALARTADGTRARYSRLYRTLAMKVPALRDLVGELEKGGGLKDVKS